One genomic segment of Spirochaetota bacterium includes these proteins:
- a CDS encoding CDP-alcohol phosphatidyltransferase family protein: MSNVKNIATTNRVNTVSNWMSFARILLTPFAIYCMYTGRWQFVIGICVLMAVTDFLDGFLARALDQVSSLGKVLDPIADKISISTLMIAFAFIRKLDPVFLGLIGLIFVRDIITIYLAARIINREGFIPPPSIFGKLAVFALAITFFLIISGVTERYSFIGFLFAGISYALIIVTAVHYLITYVCKRNP, encoded by the coding sequence ATGTCAAACGTAAAGAACATAGCGACGACGAACCGGGTGAACACCGTTTCGAACTGGATGAGCTTTGCGCGCATCCTCCTTACTCCGTTCGCCATTTATTGCATGTACACCGGCCGCTGGCAGTTCGTCATCGGCATCTGCGTGCTCATGGCGGTGACCGATTTCCTCGACGGCTTTCTTGCACGCGCGCTCGATCAGGTCTCCTCGCTCGGCAAAGTGCTCGACCCCATCGCCGATAAGATAAGCATCTCAACGCTCATGATCGCCTTCGCGTTCATACGGAAGCTCGACCCCGTCTTTCTCGGGCTTATCGGCCTCATATTCGTCAGGGATATCATCACCATCTATCTCGCCGCACGCATCATCAACCGTGAAGGATTTATCCCGCCGCCGAGCATCTTCGGCAAGCTCGCGGTGTTCGCGCTCGCAATAACGTTCTTCCTCATCATCAGCGGCGTTACGGAAAGATATTCGTTCATCGGCTTCCTATTCGCGGGAATTTCCTACGCGCTCATCATCGTCACCGCCGTTCACTATCTCATCACCTATGTCTGCAAACGAAACCCCTAG
- a CDS encoding ubiquinone/menaquinone biosynthesis methyltransferase, whose translation MAAEERERIRGIFNRIAARYDVMNRIMTFGIDRGWRRSLVRAVPRTAARVLDIATGTADVACALSAAATGAPAIVGIDNAEIMLAEARRKIKAKHVRNITLVRAAAEKMPFAAGSFDAAVVAFGIRNCTDNGVVLAEAARVLRKGGVLAVLEFFRPDNIFTRIVQGTYVRLVIPLVARLLVRAAVDAYRYLGDSIAAYLSVKEFRVLAERSGFLHIRTKRFLFGVADLTVFSRTASKIKKGRGTT comes from the coding sequence ATGGCCGCTGAAGAACGCGAACGCATCCGAGGCATCTTCAACCGCATCGCTGCGCGCTATGATGTCATGAACCGTATCATGACCTTCGGCATCGACCGCGGATGGCGGCGTTCCCTTGTCCGCGCTGTTCCGCGTACCGCCGCACGCGTGCTCGATATCGCTACCGGAACGGCCGATGTCGCCTGCGCACTGTCTGCAGCAGCAACGGGTGCTCCGGCGATCGTCGGCATCGATAATGCGGAGATAATGCTCGCCGAGGCGCGGCGGAAGATCAAAGCGAAGCATGTCCGGAATATCACGCTCGTACGCGCTGCCGCGGAAAAGATGCCGTTCGCCGCCGGTTCTTTCGATGCCGCGGTCGTCGCTTTCGGCATACGCAACTGTACGGATAATGGCGTGGTGCTTGCCGAGGCTGCGCGGGTGCTCCGGAAAGGCGGCGTTCTTGCCGTGCTTGAATTCTTCCGCCCGGATAATATCTTCACCCGCATCGTACAGGGAACGTATGTTCGCCTGGTCATCCCGCTCGTGGCGCGTTTGCTCGTGCGGGCCGCAGTCGATGCATACCGCTATCTCGGCGATTCCATCGCAGCGTACCTGAGCGTGAAAGAGTTCCGCGTCCTTGCCGAACGCTCGGGATTCCTGCATATACGAACGAAACGTTTTCTTTTCGGCGTGGCCGATCTTACCGTGTTCTCACGAACGGCATCGAAGATAAAAAAGGGAAGAGGTACCACATGA
- a CDS encoding CDP-alcohol phosphatidyltransferase family protein, with translation MKKKRPAKRFSLNYANIITLSRVVLAPIIAGSFFLDAFGWPIFTARIVSLVLIVIAELTDMFDGMAARAMKSVSDTGKVFDPFADSFYRFSIFAAFTALGYLPLWMLLVFFYRDSLVSVVRTLSGLKGTAMAARISGKVKAVVQAAGTFIVILVDLVRYNPFGNIADQARTFIPYESIIFWTFALITVYTAYSAVDYLAGSYKVWGKGFLRR, from the coding sequence ATGAAAAAAAAACGGCCGGCGAAGCGCTTTTCTCTCAATTACGCGAACATCATAACGCTCTCCCGCGTCGTGCTCGCGCCGATCATCGCGGGGAGCTTCTTTCTCGATGCCTTCGGGTGGCCGATATTCACCGCACGCATCGTGTCGCTCGTGCTCATCGTCATCGCTGAGCTTACCGATATGTTCGACGGTATGGCGGCCCGCGCGATGAAGAGCGTATCCGACACGGGCAAGGTCTTCGATCCGTTCGCGGACAGTTTCTATCGGTTCAGCATATTCGCCGCGTTCACCGCGCTCGGATATCTCCCGCTGTGGATGCTCCTCGTGTTCTTCTACCGCGATTCGCTCGTGAGCGTCGTGCGTACACTGAGCGGTCTTAAGGGAACGGCAATGGCTGCGCGCATAAGCGGCAAGGTAAAGGCCGTCGTACAGGCGGCGGGCACGTTCATCGTCATTCTTGTCGACCTTGTGCGCTACAATCCCTTCGGCAATATCGCCGATCAGGCGCGTACGTTCATTCCGTATGAAAGCATCATATTCTGGACATTCGCTCTCATCACCGTGTATACCGCGTATTCCGCCGTCGATTATCTTGCCGGTTCCTACAAGGTCTGGGGCAAGGGCTTTCTCAGGCGCTGA
- a CDS encoding CofH family radical SAM protein, which translates to MARITRTDALDLLRTPILSLGRMADDARRKATDPAVVTYHIDRNINYTDVCECGCSFCYYYRERGGYFLTDDELAARTGEAREQNADQILLQGGMRTDIPFERYVAMIRTLAERFPDMQIHAFSPPEIIHFSRLSGKSVAEVLKVFIDAGLDSLPGGGAEILVDAVRARVSPKKCTADEWISVMRTAHTLGLKASATMMFGFGESEEDRITHMLRLRELQDETDGFVAFIPWTYQGGSRTLAPSAPYSGESYLRTLALSRLVLDNIPNVQASWLTQGLHLGQMALFFGANDMGSVMLEENVVRAAGTAHTTDERTLREVITAAGFTPRLRDFYYHYRDDVRGMNNGR; encoded by the coding sequence ATGGCACGCATTACCCGAACGGACGCATTGGATCTTCTTCGAACACCGATACTCTCGCTCGGACGTATGGCCGATGATGCGAGGCGGAAAGCGACCGACCCGGCTGTCGTGACCTACCATATCGACCGCAATATCAATTATACCGACGTATGCGAATGCGGCTGTTCGTTCTGTTACTATTACCGCGAACGCGGCGGCTATTTTCTCACGGACGATGAGCTTGCCGCACGTACCGGGGAAGCGCGGGAACAGAACGCCGATCAGATACTGCTGCAGGGCGGCATGCGCACGGACATTCCGTTCGAGCGCTATGTAGCGATGATACGCACGCTCGCTGAGCGATTCCCCGACATGCAGATACATGCGTTCTCGCCCCCGGAGATCATCCATTTTTCACGATTGTCAGGGAAAAGTGTGGCCGAAGTACTGAAGGTCTTCATCGATGCCGGCCTCGATTCGCTCCCCGGCGGCGGCGCAGAAATACTCGTCGATGCGGTGCGTGCGCGTGTTTCGCCGAAAAAGTGTACGGCGGATGAATGGATATCCGTCATGCGTACCGCACACACACTCGGCTTGAAAGCGTCCGCGACGATGATGTTCGGTTTCGGGGAAAGCGAGGAGGACCGCATTACGCATATGCTTCGGCTGCGTGAATTGCAGGATGAGACCGATGGCTTCGTCGCGTTCATACCGTGGACGTATCAGGGCGGGAGCCGTACGCTCGCGCCGTCGGCACCGTACAGCGGCGAATCGTATCTTCGCACGCTCGCCCTATCGCGCCTTGTGCTCGATAATATCCCGAACGTCCAGGCATCCTGGCTTACGCAGGGGCTTCATCTCGGACAGATGGCGCTTTTTTTCGGTGCCAACGATATGGGAAGCGTCATGCTGGAAGAGAATGTCGTCCGCGCCGCAGGCACGGCGCATACGACCGATGAGAGAACGCTTCGCGAAGTCATTACGGCGGCAGGATTTACGCCGCGGCTTCGTGATTTTTATTATCATTACAGGGATGATGTACGGGGAATGAACAATGGCCGCTGA
- a CDS encoding VOC family protein: MTLAHICFRVADLARAVDFYVEKLGFSHAFDFKHPDGKRYGVYLKISGRTFIELFEKADVAPMTDKQSYAHICLEVEDINTAVALLRGKGVTVSDPKLGLDQSWQAWISDPDGNRIELHAYTEKSWQAPWLS; this comes from the coding sequence ATGACACTGGCTCATATCTGTTTTCGCGTGGCCGATCTTGCCCGGGCCGTCGATTTCTACGTGGAGAAGCTCGGGTTTTCCCATGCTTTCGATTTCAAGCACCCCGACGGGAAGCGATACGGGGTGTATCTCAAGATCAGCGGACGCACGTTCATCGAGCTTTTCGAAAAGGCCGATGTCGCACCGATGACGGACAAGCAGTCGTATGCGCATATCTGTCTTGAGGTGGAGGATATCAACACGGCTGTCGCCTTGCTTCGCGGCAAGGGAGTAACCGTGAGCGACCCGAAACTGGGCCTCGACCAGAGCTGGCAGGCATGGATAAGCGATCCCGACGGCAACCGCATCGAGCTGCACGCGTATACGGAAAAAAGCTGGCAGGCGCCATGGCTTTCGTAG
- a CDS encoding rod-binding protein, with amino-acid sequence MIDTIRAQAMELSANHKVDAALRRHHDGFKLPAGSKASELTRLKGAAEQMESIFVKKMLDSMRASVHKEKFIDGGMAENIFEDMLYDEYATTMSKTKSIGIADMIVKQMERYL; translated from the coding sequence ATGATAGACACAATACGGGCACAGGCCATGGAATTATCCGCCAATCACAAGGTCGATGCAGCGCTGCGCCGTCACCATGACGGCTTCAAGCTTCCCGCTGGCAGCAAAGCCTCCGAACTGACACGCCTCAAGGGCGCCGCGGAACAGATGGAATCGATATTCGTCAAAAAAATGCTCGACTCCATGCGGGCGTCGGTGCACAAGGAAAAGTTCATCGACGGCGGCATGGCCGAGAACATCTTCGAGGACATGCTCTACGACGAATATGCAACCACTATGTCGAAAACAAAATCGATCGGCATCGCCGATATGATAGTAAAACAGATGGAACGCTACCTCTAG
- the gatC gene encoding Asp-tRNA(Asn)/Glu-tRNA(Gln) amidotransferase subunit GatC — protein MEITKETIAKVAKLSRLELSGDEADKLTAQVKDIVAFVEKINELDTADVPPTYHAVDVHNIRRADANTPSLPTDTVSSLAPESENGAILIPQVIE, from the coding sequence ATGGAAATAACAAAAGAAACAATCGCGAAGGTAGCGAAGCTTTCACGGCTCGAACTTTCCGGCGACGAAGCGGACAAACTCACCGCGCAGGTGAAGGACATCGTCGCCTTCGTGGAAAAGATTAACGAGCTTGATACTGCTGACGTCCCGCCGACCTATCATGCCGTCGATGTGCACAATATACGCCGCGCAGATGCCAATACGCCGTCGCTCCCGACGGATACCGTTTCATCGCTCGCCCCCGAGAGCGAGAACGGCGCCATACTCATTCCGCAGGTCATAGAGTAG
- a CDS encoding DUF4340 domain-containing protein: MAANGYFRRLIMMLLVLALLIAAVIAIPRIRKAIASKSAPRTAIFTLKEDAVSKFRLIYGGNDITAAKIRNTWRITSPANYPADPMEALANIKNFNSLAIRASITNRALVDSYGLSSPRMRFYVWEGMREHMLEAGALAFDGEGIYVREGGDMFVVEAIFVEALKKSIDDLRAKDFLAITARDVMMLTVGAITFKRQSRTNWTSSMAGTLDLNKVFELVQGIEQLRAAGFTPDGARAADYGIPERAVHVLMKLEDNTKRELYVAGDGKDAFAKRADEDTMYRIDASVRDMLLKPASYYLAPSSGTVR, from the coding sequence ATGGCAGCGAACGGATATTTCCGCCGTCTTATCATGATGCTCCTCGTGCTTGCGCTCCTCATCGCGGCTGTCATCGCCATTCCCCGCATACGCAAGGCTATCGCATCGAAGAGTGCGCCGCGCACGGCGATATTTACGCTCAAAGAGGATGCCGTTTCGAAATTCCGTCTTATCTACGGCGGGAACGATATTACCGCTGCAAAGATCAGGAACACTTGGCGGATCACCTCGCCGGCGAACTACCCCGCCGACCCGATGGAAGCGCTCGCGAACATAAAGAATTTCAATTCGCTCGCCATACGTGCCTCGATAACGAACCGTGCGCTCGTGGATAGTTACGGCCTTTCGTCGCCGCGCATGCGTTTTTACGTATGGGAAGGGATGCGCGAACATATGCTTGAAGCGGGCGCGCTCGCCTTCGACGGAGAGGGCATCTATGTGCGCGAGGGCGGCGATATGTTCGTCGTTGAGGCGATATTCGTCGAGGCGCTCAAGAAATCGATCGATGATCTCCGCGCGAAGGATTTTCTCGCGATCACCGCGCGTGATGTGATGATGCTCACGGTCGGCGCTATCACCTTCAAGCGGCAGAGCCGTACCAACTGGACATCATCGATGGCGGGCACGCTTGATCTTAACAAGGTGTTCGAGCTCGTGCAGGGTATCGAACAACTGCGTGCAGCGGGATTCACCCCTGACGGCGCACGGGCGGCCGACTATGGAATACCGGAACGCGCGGTGCATGTTCTCATGAAGCTTGAGGACAACACCAAGCGCGAGCTTTACGTTGCGGGCGACGGGAAGGACGCGTTCGCGAAACGCGCCGATGAGGACACCATGTATCGTATCGATGCATCCGTGCGTGATATGCTTCTCAAGCCTGCATCGTACTATCTCGCACCGAGCTCGGGGACGGTCCGATGA
- a CDS encoding SDR family oxidoreductase: protein MSANETPSAVIIGAGGVLGHALTRELAHQYHVIRTRRTPAADDDAETALDLADRTSCDSFTDTLRGKHIAALIFNAARSDDALIMRQSPAVFADAVDTYVLALHRIITALTGELSGGSIVLIASLVGMRGGRGQAVYAAVKGALIGYAKGTAAALAAHDIRINAVLPGLFRSHINEGIDDAAFRSMIAENALKREQDVDEIARFVRFLSGMKNASGQVFNLDSRIT from the coding sequence ATGTCTGCAAACGAAACCCCTAGCGCCGTCATCATCGGTGCCGGCGGCGTCCTTGGTCATGCACTTACACGCGAGCTCGCGCATCAGTATCACGTCATCCGTACGCGACGGACACCGGCAGCGGACGATGACGCCGAAACGGCGCTCGATCTTGCGGACCGCACATCATGCGATTCGTTCACGGATACGCTTCGCGGGAAACACATTGCCGCGCTCATCTTCAATGCCGCACGGAGCGATGACGCGCTCATCATGCGTCAATCCCCCGCAGTATTCGCCGATGCCGTGGATACCTACGTACTCGCGCTTCACCGCATCATCACCGCTCTTACCGGCGAACTTTCCGGCGGGAGCATCGTGCTCATTGCATCGCTCGTGGGAATGCGCGGCGGGCGCGGGCAGGCGGTATACGCGGCGGTAAAAGGCGCGCTCATCGGTTATGCAAAAGGAACGGCGGCGGCACTGGCAGCGCATGATATCCGCATCAACGCGGTGCTGCCGGGGCTCTTCCGCTCGCATATCAATGAAGGGATCGATGATGCTGCGTTCAGATCAATGATCGCCGAGAACGCGCTCAAGCGCGAGCAGGATGTCGATGAGATCGCGCGCTTTGTTCGCTTCCTCTCCGGCATGAAGAACGCGAGCGGGCAGGTGTTCAATCTCGACAGCAGGATAACCTGA
- a CDS encoding AraC family transcriptional regulator, producing MGTRMDMKKRADHMEGYHHTPSPDERSLGIWVTIAGHYVSRTHAVISRTMDEYQLLYCVAGSGTVHIGDVSAGISAGDVFFVFPNIPHTYRCGKDGWDVWWVHFFGPYAKTLLSFARISIARPVLAIGDNKAVRIDISRIMQLIRKKGFDNALTAAVRLIDLLVKLKQAPFARDIPDAGILGAVDYRAASVGEIARRFGYSKYHFIRKFKQLTGISPWNYILLSRISRAKELLADHTLSVRDIAFTLNFRDPNYFSRIFHRRTGLSPLEFRRRYHEGSIR from the coding sequence ATGGGAACGCGTATGGATATGAAAAAACGTGCTGACCACATGGAAGGATATCATCATACCCCGTCGCCGGACGAGCGGTCACTGGGGATTTGGGTGACCATCGCCGGGCATTATGTATCACGCACCCATGCCGTTATTTCCCGGACCATGGACGAATATCAGCTTCTGTACTGCGTTGCCGGGAGCGGTACCGTGCATATCGGTGATGTGTCAGCCGGTATTTCGGCCGGCGATGTTTTTTTTGTGTTCCCGAACATACCCCATACGTACCGCTGCGGTAAAGATGGATGGGATGTCTGGTGGGTGCACTTTTTCGGTCCCTACGCAAAGACGCTCCTGTCATTCGCACGGATCAGCATCGCACGCCCCGTGCTCGCGATCGGCGATAATAAAGCGGTGCGCATCGATATCAGCCGCATCATGCAGCTTATCAGGAAGAAGGGTTTCGATAATGCGCTTACGGCGGCCGTACGCCTCATCGATCTTCTCGTGAAGCTGAAACAGGCGCCGTTCGCCCGCGACATACCGGATGCGGGCATACTCGGTGCCGTCGATTACCGCGCAGCGAGCGTGGGCGAGATCGCCAGGCGCTTCGGCTATTCCAAATATCATTTCATACGCAAGTTCAAGCAGCTGACCGGGATATCTCCCTGGAATTACATCCTGCTTTCGCGCATAAGCCGCGCCAAGGAGCTCCTTGCCGATCACACGCTTTCGGTGCGCGATATCGCCTTTACGCTCAACTTCAGGGACCCGAACTATTTCTCACGTATATTCCACCGCCGTACGGGGCTTTCGCCGCTCGAATTCCGCCGCCGCTACCATGAGGGGTCGATACGATAG